ctacaaataaattaaggaccacaaCAACCAGAGTGGGATGAACCAAAAAACCAGTAAATGGTTCGACACCTTGGAGCTCAACTTGGGCCACCAACCTACATCAGGTAGTGCCGCAACACTCCTCCTGTGCAGGGCTTTTGGAAGCGATCATCCACAGTGAAAACGGCGAACCCTCAGAGGAGTTTGAAGGTTAGTTAACAAGACAAGAAGCATTAAAGCTTCTGTTTAAACCTAACAGTGGTTCTTAAATACCACCCAAATAGCTGAGCGGATCTACTTAACCAGTTTTGCCATCTGTTTATAACATGGATCTGATCATAGACTgtttataaaagatggacggagcctctgtgacgtcacccataggtttctgaagagctgaattgaagcttaTTGGGCGTTCCCACCTTCGCCATCTTGGAAGCGTCACACGTgtcgtcattcccggaaaatcctaaaatgggcaaagtggtggagctgagagggggactgtgaggGTAGAGGTGGATCATTggcacccatcaaactccgagctgcctgtagctaagagctaactgagctaacccggagctaaaggtagctaaccagctaatagAGGTAGATGGGCTAAagctaattatgctgaatttcaagattaaaaaacatccaaaccgaaacacaattacaaagataggtgtttcaccaaaatctgtgacccatcaaaATTTGTGACTGCAGGAAGCCTGCTGCACGTACGTCTTAGAAGtcgagcaaagtcttgaaaacacttttattgaagtctgagttcatcataatgcaggtacagtaaagtaacacattctgatagctatcagaaatgtgtttccAATAAAATtgttcaagactttgcttgtgTTCTAAGACGTAAATGCAGAGCAATGTACACTATCGCCCCCCTgcggtcacagattctgatggatcacagattttggtgtaacacctatctttgtaattgtgttttggtaaacttgtaaaagtgttttggtaaacttgtaaaagtgtttcactggatGTAAATTTGTATCGTAATAATGTCAACATGTTTCActtgatgtaatattgttttgcacttccagGCCACCgtacttcttttttcctccatgaAACGAAGGAGTTTCATGGAGGATATACAtatacatagatatatatagatatatatatatatttttctagaatataaaaacagtattttgtaaatatttctaagAATTtcttcaaataaattaaataaaaagtaaaatatgagtAAGGAATAAAAAAGCACAACTATGTGTCTGTAGTAAAATATTGAATGTAAAAAAACGTGGTAGGCTACTGTTTCTTAATAATTCATGTATGATGGGGTTAAAATATTGTCAGCATCTTTGTGTTCCAGCTTTAGTAGCAACAACAAccttaaacagataaaaacataagaGAGTTAATGAAAAAAGTTTATTGTATAAATTTATTCAAGTTGTCATTTACTAAGAACCTTCTGAATATGTGGAAAGATCAGGGAAATTCCTACAGTAATAATAAGCAGTGAATGGTCCATGAGTCAGTCATGACTCATTCTTTCACAACCTGAAGCTTTGCCATCACCCTCTATACTCtctatacacacaaacatatacagTGATAACATTTACAATCAGTCAAACAAAACTTTATCTAAAGGTGataatgtatttgtattttattcattttatatcaAAACTTACTCAATCAGGAGTAAATGGTTCATTTTTCTGCTACTTCCAGGAGCAGATGATTACACATTGAATATTTATGGCAGCTGTGTGGATGTGAGTGGGAGTAACTCTTCACCCTGCAGCACTGTCGAACAAAACACGgggtttaaatataaaataatttagctGAAAAATTCTTTCTCTAAACGTCTCTATCAGGAAGGACAATTTTACCTCAGTTGAAGTTATAAATGTTTAAGGGTTCAGCTGGAAAGTCCTTTATAGTATTTATAATACAGTATACAGCCAAAACCTTTTCAGTTCTCCTTTAAGTCTTTATCAAGCGACATTAACACAAGTGAGGAAGTACACAACAGTTATTTCATTTATCCaacactcaaagaaaaaaaaaacatttaaaacaaaagaaaaaaattcacgtTAAAATTTTCAGTGTTCGTGGGACCTTAGAAAAACCCTAAAATTTTAATCCAAATACATTTTGATTGGAGTTTATTCCTTTTAGGCCCCATCaatcatacatacataaaatccAGAGGATATATAAGTACATATAGGttgttgtttaaaatattagcaatatattaaaaatgtgtattttatagtatatttttaaacacttttggATGATGGTGATGTGTTGGATTAATTTAAACGCACTCTTATTTGACCCTCACCTCATATACACTGAATGTAATATTACAACCACAGAATAAtacaaatattttctaaattcaTTAATGACcaaccattttatttaaattctgctATATTCATCCATAAAAAAGAATTATAATTTAGTTGGAAATCAACCATGTTAAAAAGTTGAGTTTTCAACTGGGAACTTTTGGTTAATTCAGTTTTTGGCCTTCgttttattttcctaaaatatCTGGATATGATAGAAGTTAaattacaataaacagaaacaaattttGGTTGAACGTGAAACTAGAAAAAGATCAGTTTAACTTTCTGTCAGGCTTCATgaggttttctttgttctgttgttttaaCATCAAACTTAATGAGATTACCATTTTCACTGTTCTTGTCAACTTTAATTCCTTTTCATATTAAAATTCATAAATATGGTCCATATTAAAATTCATATTAGcatttagttttgtttcctGTCCTTGTTTAACACCTGACTATTGTTTATGATGACCAGACACCAGCACGCTGTTGGTAATCACCTCCCTCAGCATGTATACTACAAGGTTACTTTTGTTCAGTCAGAACGtctaaataaacagttttatacCCTCTTTAAACCATTATTTGGAAGTATGTTGTTATGCACCTTTGGttcttttctaaatttattacatttttggtcttcatcttcatcttctccaTTTTAAGCTAAACCTCAATGATTGTAACCTGATCCAGTGAAATCTAAGTGAACATAAGGCCTTTAAAAATTATAGAAATGGTTCAGTTTAGCTCCAAACCTAATAAATAAGTATTAGAACTCAGAAGAATCACTGAGACTGTAAGAATGTAAGAAGTCAAGGACAAATTGGTTTTAGTGGAATATAATGCATTTTTGCATACTTTTGTATCTTTTTTCCAAATTTTTACAAATGtaattaaactgtttaatttgtttactcTAAATTTATCTGCTAATGTTTTCTcttactgtatttttaaaaagaaaacaaattaatactATACCATTTTTCTCAATTTTTCTAAGTCAGTGAGGCTAAAAACCACAGTAATACCATTATGTCATGTAGGCCAACTAAAACTGTGCAAATGAATGGGGGTGTTACAATCACAGTGTATGCAAAGATAAAGCACCATTACGAGTAAAGCATCAGTGGTGCTGAGGTGGTCTAGGGGGGCCCCAAAAATCAAATCCTGCCCGGGGCCCCTCAAAAGACTCAGTCTGGCCTTGTTAGAAGTTTTGCTGTAGGATTGCATAAGAGCTCAGATAAAAGTCTCTCCTAAAACTTGTGTCCTGAGATGATTTAAAAGCACAATTAGACTTGTTAGGCTACATTCACAAAAGCAATAAAGCTGtcaaatttaaaactttttcttgtgtatttttatttgtttacaatcatgttgttactttttttttattttttaatagatttttttaactcGATAAAGTTTGTCTACTTGAACGCCATTCCCGGCTAACTGTGTGgctttaaattgtattttgtaTTGTACTTGTATTGTAATGTATTCCCCCAACTGTTTGTGACATATTCATAGCAAAAAGCAGGAGCATGAATTCATTTTGACAGACCACTGAAGCTCAGTGCATGGGGTGAAGAATCTCCCTAAAATCAAACCAGCTGACTCAGCAAATTCACTGTCTCCAgtggatgtgttattttaattttcacgaattaaactaaaaatgtaaCTGACATTAAACCTCTAGGTGACATTTCTGCTCAGCAGGATTCAGATTTAGATGGAAAGTCTAAAGTGTACTTGTTTCATCCTCTTGCTGTGTTACACCACATCATCATagtcatcttcatcctcctcacaTTCAATGTCATCGTAGTCCTCTGTGGAGGTGTTGTCTGCTTTAGTCTCCTCATCTTCCGCCTTCACATAGTCTGGCTGCTCGTCCAGGCTCTGCTCATAGTCATGATCTTCAGCCAGGTCCTCATAGCTTTGTCCCATTGAAACACAACGGTCCAAATTTGGAACTGCATTGCACTGGATAGGAGGAGGGAGGATCTCTGTCTCATCTACACCGTTAAGGTAGTCAGGTTGCTGGTCTGTGCTCTGCTCATAGTCATGATCCTCAGCCAGGTTTTCATAGCTTTGTCCCAATGAAACACAATGGTCCAAATTTGGAACTGCATTGCACTGGATAGGAGGAGGGAGGATCTCTGTCTCATCCGCCACGCTGATGTAGTCAGGATGCTGGTCTGTGCTCTGCTCATAGTCATGATCCTCAGCCAGGTTTTCATAGCTTTGTCCCAATGAAACACAATGGTCCAAATTTGGAACTGCATTGCACTGGATAGGAGGAGGGAGGATCTCTGTCTCATCCGCCACGCTGATGTAGTCAGGATGCTGATCTGTGCTCTGCTCATAGTCATGATCCTCAGCCAGGTTTTCATAGCTCTGACCCACAGAATCACCAGATTTCAGGTTTGAATTTTGACCAGCGTaacatggaggaggagggagcatctctgtctcctcctctacCTTCACATATTCACACTGCCCGTCATCAATCTGCTCGTAGTCAGCTACGCTGTGCTCTCCGTCAGATCCTTCAGCCAGGTTCTCGTAGCTTTGGGCCTCTGAAACAACAAACACCAAATGCAGACAATTTGGGGTGGTCTCATAGGAGTTGTTTGGTCATTAATTGCTGCAGAACAAGAaattttctcaatttttttGAAAGAGATGCAGCACAAAGAAAGAGGAACAAGGACAAagttgacaagaaaaaaaagatcctcAGCAAATGTGCAGATttctgagacttttttttttgttttagataaaaaaaagtctttgttgACCTCACTGTTTTCAAGTAATTGTTAATGATTGTCTGTCTTCTTAATTGTCCCTCTTGCAGAATGAATTCAGTGCTTACAAATTACCAGCTGCGAACCCACCAGTAGGTGCACATTTGTTTTGCCATGGTTTATGACACTTGGATTCCCAAATTTGATGGTGATGAAACTAAATTTGTAGAATGTGGCTCAGGTGGAGGCCATGTTGCGGGCACAAGGACTGAGCAACAGTAAGCAGATGGGGAGGCTAATCcctcatttccaccgggtgcatATGCGCCACATTACGGCTGCGCCATGATTTTGTTCCAAGCTCCGTGGTGCATCAATCTACACCGGGTGTGGAGCGCCTTCAAGTGCAGTCAGCCTAGCAGGATCCGCAAGATCACAAAGTCACAGGAGGATTAGAGAAtattgtgattctccacttccaggataaatgtctcatcatccatgatagaaaaaataaacagtgacCGGTTAAACAtttcatgtttacatggttcagcagcacaaatctgcacggtggcttttattttgagggcttttattttgaaaaatattggAAGTTTTTACACTGTTCCCGTGTCTATTTCCTGTCTGCCCTGGAACAGGAGCTGCAAAATTGCAAGGCTGCTATTTCCTCCCAGAGAGTTATGGTTCAAGACCCAAGGAACACAACCACAAAAGCCAGTGAGAAGCTGAAAACCACCTATGGGCTGAAGTGATTAGAGAAATGAAGGAGAGCATGGGGAAATGAAGGCCATTTCAGACAACCTCATGGAGGAGGTGAGGGCACAGCTCTCTAAAGGGAACCCTCACTAGCCCCAAGACCTCCAAGGGTCACAAGGTTAAGGTTATATGTTGTTTAACTTAGGCTTCAtgaaaggacaggactcagccagaatacattactTATAATGAgcatctcacttttgaaagcataaaaccaagcatggtgtCAGCaaggggtggggcagggggtccatggctttttagtatttgcataaagagggtccccaaggaaaatagtTGGGGAACCACTGCAGTGGAGGTTTCACATTGGCAGCCATTGGCTCAAGTTTTTGAGGTGAACAAAGATGACATACAAGGGGAGCAGGAGCTGGTTTTCAGTAATGTGGAACCAGTTGTAGAGGTGTTAGAGAGACGGATGGGACCTTTAGATGAAGTAGATGAAATGGGCTGCATTCTGTAATGTCCCTGCAAAGAGACAAAGGGCTGCCCTCTCGACAACAGGTCAAAATGATCAATTTGTTGCAAAGATGGACCTGGGTGTTTTCGAGCCATGAGGAGGACTTCGGTCACACTGGGGAAGTAAAGCATCAAATCCCAATAGGATCTGTGTCAGATTACATCAACCGGTTCCCCGAAGCCTCTACACAGAGATGCGAACCCTATCACAGAATATGCTTCATAGTGGTGTGGTGAGGAAGTGCGAGTCCCTGGGCAGCTCCCATCATACTAGTATGGAagaaagatggaagctggaggGTCTGTGTTGACTACAGGAAGCTGACTGCACTGACCCACAAGGACGCTTATCCTCTACCACACATCAAGGAATCATTGACTGGATTTAAAGCCACAAAATGGTACTCCACCTTGGACTTTGCAAGTGGCTATTGGCAAGTGGAGATAGACCCCTCTGACCGAGAGAAAACTGCCTTCACGACACCATTAGGCCTAGATGAGTTTGCACTGATGCCATTTGGCCTGTGTAATGCCCCTGCCACATTCCAAAGGCTGATGCAGCATTGTCTGGAAAAAACTGGTAAgtattttttggtttatttggatGATATGGTTGTGTTTTCCTCTGATTTTAACGGTCATGTATTCCACTTAGAAGAAGTACTGCAGAGGCTTCATCAACATGGTCTGAAGTTGCACCTTAATAAGTGCCACCTGTTCCAACGTAAGGTAGCTTACCACGATCTGATCAATAAACCTGTCATGGCATATGCTGACTTTTCTCGCCATTTCAGGTTATACACGGATGCAAGCTTCTGTGGAATGGGAGCAGTGTTGGCACAGATACAAGGGGACAAAGAGCAAGTAATTGCCTATGCCAGCCGCAGTCTCCACAACACTGTGCAGAATGACCAGAACTACAGCTTTTTCAGGCTACAGTTGCTGGTTCTAAAATGGGCAGTACCTGAAAAGTTTAAAGTCTTTATGGTATTGAGTTTACTGTTTTCACAGACAACAACCTGTTGGTGCATCTCAAGACTGCCCGGCTTGGAGTGGTTAAACAACGATGGGTGGTTCAGCTGGTGAACTTCAAGTACACCATCATATACTGCCCAGGTACACAAAATAGAAATGCTGATGCTCTGTCATGATTGCAGGACCAAGATGGAGAACAGTCCAAGTGGACCAAGCTGCAATTGGAAGTGAGGAGACTTGGGAGGAATGCCAAGCCAGGGACCCAGAGCTTGCCCAAGTTCAAAGGTGGAAGGAGCAAAAATGACTGTAGCCAGAGGTCTGTGAAGTGTCACCATATATGACACAATTGCTAAGGGAATGGGACAGGCTCCTAGTAAGGAATAGTGTGATTGGGAGATTTATTACAGGGAATGATTCCAGCCCCGgaagattttaaataattgttcCAAAACAAGAGACACGGAGGTGTGAAAACAGTACAACGGGACACCATAGCAGAAAGGATTTTGGTGGCTCTGTGACAGCGGTGTTGCTGGCCGATGATGTGAAGAAATGCACGGAGACCTGCCAGCATTTTATGTGTTCAAAGGCTGGACCAGAGGTGAGAGCACCATTAATGCCCATTCATACAACATATCCTTTTGAGATTGTTGGTATGGTATACCTTTCTCTAGGGTGTCCTGATTACTGGTACCCTCACATCTTGGCTATGACTGACTTGT
The sequence above is a segment of the Melanotaenia boesemani isolate fMelBoe1 chromosome 15, fMelBoe1.pri, whole genome shotgun sequence genome. Coding sequences within it:
- the LOC121654574 gene encoding protein clarinet-like, with the translated sequence MDLLRRYIWVLVIVGVIFVSTVIVLIFLIINRCISRRGKFRMSQLQRRSDNKTESNKYQERNLDTKTPPLPPRTQFLTAEAQSYENLAEGSDGEHSVADYEQIDDGQCEYVKVEEETEMLPPPPCYAGQNSNLKSGDSVGQSYENLAEDHDYEQSTDQHPDYISVADETEILPPPIQCNAVPNLDHCVSLGQSYENLAEDHDYEQSTDQHPDYISVADETEILPPPIQCNAVPNLDHCVSLGQSYENLAEDHDYEQSTDQQPDYLNGVDETEILPPPIQCNAVPNLDRCVSMGQSYEDLAEDHDYEQSLDEQPDYVKAEDEETKADNTSTEDYDDIECEEDEDDYDDVV